A region from the Aegilops tauschii subsp. strangulata cultivar AL8/78 chromosome 5, Aet v6.0, whole genome shotgun sequence genome encodes:
- the LOC109781913 gene encoding uncharacterized protein, whose protein sequence is MLRLPDIGGSRRTLVFHHMGLLTQADAGLGNGPPDRFAVAELIFDGAAFERFLSDEGEWRTVMGVPRGPLLRRQMEVNQETVAFGGRLWWVDLTFGAMSVDPFGDWPETRFVELPSGSVLPARASTNDGDFRELEDKVMFKEEVAKHRRIGVSEGRLRYAEVSPHDPFLLSSFALDGDEGSGWTLEHQVALRQVLADGGYPWQENSTQAAPQIAVLDPLNANAIYLKVGEHVVVVDMHNGKVTGASPLEEEYLYLSLVPCVLPPWLGSSRIPTPGMQSRLPISLYASVLLELFCV, encoded by the coding sequence ATGCTCCGCCTGCCCGACATCGGCGGCTCCAGGAGGACCCTCGTCTTCCACCACATGGGTCTCCTCACGCAGGCGGATGCCGGGCTCGGGAACGGGCCGCCTGACAGGTTCGCCGTCGCCGAGCTCATCTTCGATGGCGCCGCCTTCGAGCGGTTTCTCTCGGATGAAGGGGAGTGGAGGACGGTGATGGGCGTACCGCGCGGACCGCTGCTCCGGCGCCAGATGGAGGTGAACCAGGAGACGGTTGCCTTCGGCGGCCGCCTGTGGTGGGTCGACCTCACCTTTGGCGCCATGTCCGTTGACCCGTTCGGCGACTGGCCGGAGACCCGCTTCGTGGAGCTGCCCAGCGGCAGCGTGCTCCCTGCGCGCGCAAGTACAAATGACGGAGATTTTAGGGAGCTCGAGGACAAGGTGATGTTCAAGGAGGAGGTGGCCAAGCACCGGCGCATCGGCGTAAGCGAGGGGCGACTGCGCTACGCCGAGGTCTCTCCTCACGACCCGTTCCTGCTCAGTTCCTTTGCGCTCGACGGCGACGAGGGCAGCGGCTGGACACTGGAGCACCAGGTGGCGCTCAGGCAGGTCTTGGCGGATGGAGGCTACCCATGGCAGGAGAACTCAACGCAGGCGGCGCCACAGATCGCGGTGCTTGACCCGCTCAACGCCAATGCCATCTACCTCAAGGTCGGCGAGCACGTCGTGGTGGTGGACATGCACAACGGCAAGGTGACAGGGGCCTCTCCGCTTGAAGAGGAGTACCTGTACCTTTCTCTTGTACCATGTGTGCTTCCACCATGGCTTGGATCAAGCCGGATCCCTACCCCAGGTATGCAATCAAGACTGCCAATTTCCCTTTATGCTTCAGTTTTGCTTGAGTTGTTTTGTGTTTAG